A stretch of DNA from Halobacteriovorax sp. JY17:
CTATAATTTATTTATTACTTCTTAGATTGCTCGTAGATTGCTTTGAATGATTCAAAGTCAGTCGCTGCAATTTCAGAAAGCATTTTTCTATTTAATTCAGAACCATTCTTCTTAAGGTTACCCATGAATTTAGAGTATGAACCATCAAGTTGTTTTGCTGCTGCAGAAATTCTTGTAATCCATAATCTTCTCATATCTCTCTTTAGAAGTTTTCTTCCGATATAAGAGTAATGTAATGCTCTTTTAACAGTGTCAGCTGTTAATTTGTACTTAGTTCTTCTTGAAAAGTGAAAACCTTTTGCAAGCTTAGCGATTTTGTTTCTTCTTCTTCTGGCCTTAAAGCCTCTTCTTACTCTAGACATAAAATCTCCTTAACGAATACTTGGGGGCTATTTACTTTGCTCTTCTTACTCTACAGTTAGAATCCCAAGCCTCAGTTTATTATTCTTTAATTATGCGTATGGAAGCATAGTTTTAACACGACCTAGATCTGCTTGATCTACATAGTCAGTCTTACCAGCTCTTTTCTTACAGTCGTGAGACTTTTTCTCAAGAATGTGTCTTAAGTTTGCTCTTTTTCTTTTAAATTTACCATTACCAACAGCTGTAAATCTCTTAGCCGCTGCTCTTCTGGTCTTCATCTTAGGCATCGCTAAATCTCCTCTGATTTCACCTACGGTCGAAACCGTGTCAAAACTAAATAATTGAAGCAGCCATTTATAACAATTTCAAATCAATAAGTAAAAGAAAATATGAGCAAAAAAGAAGAAAAAATAAGGACTTAACGCAATGTTAAGTCCTTATATATTATTTAATTTAATCTAAGTAACTGAAATTATGAATCGGCGTGAGCTGCATCAGCCTCTGTTGAATCTTCTTTTGCTGAAGACCCTTTAGAAACGGCCTTCTTAGTTGGGGCAACGATAGTTATAATTCTATTTCCCATCATCTTAGGGTCTGCCTCAATTTGAGAACCCATCTCTTCAACAGTAGCGAGAATGTCTTTAAATTTAAGCATTCCCTGATCTCTATAGGCCATTTCACGCCCACGAAATTGCATAACCATTTTTATCTTATCACCTTGCTCTAGAAATTTCTCAGCTCTCTTAAGCTTTGTTTCTAAATCATGGGCCTCAATATTTGGTCTAAACTGTATCTCTTTAAGAGAGACCTGCGCTTGCTTCTTCTTAGCTTCGTTGGCCTTCTTTTGTTGATCATATTTGAATTTACCGAAATCAATAACTTTTACTACTGGAGGTTTTGCCGTAGGAGAAACTTCAACAAGATCTAAACCTAGATCACTTGCTATATCTCTAGCTTTATCTAAAGTAACGACACCATAAGCAGTACCGTCATCACCAATGAGTCTACACTCACTGATTCTAATTTGATCGTTAATACGAGGACCTAAGTTCTTCCCTCTAGCGCCGCGATGCTTGTCTTTAATAAATCACCTCCAAGTGAATTTTCTATTATCGCATAAGCATATGAAATATCATGCTAACGCAAATAATTAAAGCTATTTTGCTTTAATTTTGGCCTATTTTAAAAAAATAATCAACTTTTCCAAAATTCTAAATGAATTAATTGCTCTAAACTTCCAGAAACCCTAACTCTCCACATTGGTAGATAGTTCTCAGCCTTGCGCAGTGCTTTTTCCGCAGCAAATATTGAGTCCATTTTCATGTCCCCACTATACTCGTGACTCACAATCTTCGATGAGTTTAAATCCATTGAAGATAACTCAAAATCGGCCAAGAACTCAGCGTCGCAAAAACCGATCACTTCCTTTGCAACCAAACAAGTTGAGTCTCTTCCTTCTAAATTTTCAGAATAATCTAAGAAGTAGATAAAGCTTGAACTGGAGCCCTTAGAAAGTTTTGGATTCTTATCGATAAAATTATCGATGAACTTCCAAGCACCAACAGAGTCTAATTCAACGATAGAGGACTTTCTAAATATTGTGCGACTATTGCCTAGAGAAACTTCTATTGAATTGCCCATCAGTTAAGCTTGAGAACGTAAATTGAACTTTCTAAGTTCAAGTAAGAGGTTTTCAAAGTTTGCAATATTTTCATCTAAGAGTTTTAGGTTTTTAACCTTAACTTCTCCTGCCGAATTTTCAATCATCTCTTCGTGTTGGAAGTATTTCATACTAGACTTAATTAAAGGCTCTGAGTTTGATTCAGGAAATTTTACAATCACTCCAAGGGCCTTCTCTTCTTTATGAATTTCTTTATACTTCTTTAAATAATCTGCAACTTTAAATCCTGCTTCTCCATGAGATTCACCAAGAGATTTAAAAGTACACGCACTCGTATAATAAGCTTCGATAATGTAATTAAACGACCTAGAAAATACTCCTAGGCTTGAAGCTATTGTGTATAGCTCTTTGTGAGACAACTCTAAACACTCTTCAAGAGTGCTAATATCTCGTCCAATAATATAAGAGAGAAGAATAAATGACTTCTCCATAAAGTCTTTAATCGTTGGAAGATAGAATTCATGTTTTAGCAGTCTTCTATGGCCAAGGAATAATTTCTTAAGATCATGGACTGTTTCAATCTTTCCACTAAAGAGATTTATCCACGCATAGTTAATTACCCATGGAACTAGGAAGTGGTGAAGAATTGTATTTTTAAAATACAGTAACTCTTGTCTGTGCTCATCTTTGATTGCGTAGAAAGTATGACTACGAGAACTCTTTCCGATCACATCGATTTTCTTATTCCCAATCATAATATCTAGAGCACGCCCTAGGCTGTCTTCGAGCTTCGCTTCTTGCATTGAATCGGTATAAGGAATTCGGTAGGTGTCGCAGAAACTAATAATCTGCTTCCCTTTAGCAAGAATATCGTGCCAATCCAAAGCACCAGCTGGTTCGTCTAGGAGAATCATTCCAAGGACCGCTGAAGGAGTCACGTTCATATTCGCGCCGACAGTTCTAAAACACTCAAAGGCTAAATTCTGTACGTCTTCTTTTAGAGTGTCATCGCAGTGCTTAGCCGCGATAACAGGCTCCCCTAGCTTTATGTGAACTGAACCAAATTGATAGCTAAAGAGCTTAAATAAGCTTAGGAGTTGTCCTGTACTCTCTTTTGTCTTCTTTCCACCGCCAAGTTCTTTAGCGAGAGATTTTTGTTCAGGAACATATTCGTGAACAATACTCACGGGAACAAAGGCCAAGTCTTTCTTTCTATCTTCAGGCAGATGACTATGGGCCTCCAGTAACATTTGATAGAGACCATATTTTGGAGAAAGTAATTTCCCTGTTCGAGAGCGCCCTCCTTCAAAGAAGAATTCAATCGGTTTTTGATTCATCAGCAAGTAGTAGAGATAGGCCTCTAGAGTCAGCTTATAAAGAATATCGCTGGCAAAAGATCTTCTAATGAAGAAACAACCAGACTTTCTAAAGAGCTTACCAATAGGAAAGATATTTAAATTATTCCCACCGGCAACATAGAGAGGAAATCCATACTTCTTAAAGA
This window harbors:
- the rplT gene encoding 50S ribosomal protein L20 → MSRVRRGFKARRRRNKIAKLAKGFHFSRRTKYKLTADTVKRALHYSYIGRKLLKRDMRRLWITRISAAAKQLDGSYSKFMGNLKKNGSELNRKMLSEIAATDFESFKAIYEQSKK
- the rpmI gene encoding 50S ribosomal protein L35, whose product is MPKMKTRRAAAKRFTAVGNGKFKRKRANLRHILEKKSHDCKKRAGKTDYVDQADLGRVKTMLPYA
- the infC gene encoding translation initiation factor IF-3, coding for MKDKHRGARGKNLGPRINDQIRISECRLIGDDGTAYGVVTLDKARDIASDLGLDLVEVSPTAKPPVVKVIDFGKFKYDQQKKANEAKKKQAQVSLKEIQFRPNIEAHDLETKLKRAEKFLEQGDKIKMVMQFRGREMAYRDQGMLKFKDILATVEEMGSQIEADPKMMGNRIITIVAPTKKAVSKGSSAKEDSTEADAAHADS
- a CDS encoding glycerol-3-phosphate acyltransferase, whose product is MSLFNGQEKIVLSYPKLKARIEGRDNPKEEREKALKNLKEIRAEFSKTYIKSFQKLLDSTLPKLYDGVNFSENGVDFNKLVKEKSVVMVPNHQSHADYVAINYMVFKKYGFPLYVAGGNNLNIFPIGKLFRKSGCFFIRRSFASDILYKLTLEAYLYYLLMNQKPIEFFFEGGRSRTGKLLSPKYGLYQMLLEAHSHLPEDRKKDLAFVPVSIVHEYVPEQKSLAKELGGGKKTKESTGQLLSLFKLFSYQFGSVHIKLGEPVIAAKHCDDTLKEDVQNLAFECFRTVGANMNVTPSAVLGMILLDEPAGALDWHDILAKGKQIISFCDTYRIPYTDSMQEAKLEDSLGRALDIMIGNKKIDVIGKSSRSHTFYAIKDEHRQELLYFKNTILHHFLVPWVINYAWINLFSGKIETVHDLKKLFLGHRRLLKHEFYLPTIKDFMEKSFILLSYIIGRDISTLEECLELSHKELYTIASSLGVFSRSFNYIIEAYYTSACTFKSLGESHGEAGFKVADYLKKYKEIHKEEKALGVIVKFPESNSEPLIKSSMKYFQHEEMIENSAGEVKVKNLKLLDENIANFENLLLELRKFNLRSQA